acttttcaaaacatgattactgtgttgtgttgaaaggtagcataaatatattaagactgatttttaatttctttatcttcacatgtgctctggatgaggctttggattacatccatgacttagaagccaagttcctttgctggacccaggagacgatgtcatggcggacaaaagttcctcgttcaagacctcctaactgacattggatctaagatcatcattccaccttttaagctttcagctcaattcagcaaggaggaaaatgaacaaatccaagccatcacccgcctcagaattatggtggaaagagtgatcggtaggataaagtccttccacatcaggaactctctgtgccgctcacactgatgggcggtgtgaatcagatctggcttaaccgccgtgttttggcaaattatcaaggacttttttgttttgaagagtgaattaatgtttggtatgtaaataatgtataatgttcaaatagtatggaaaaatttagtgtttccacatattcttaaaatctaattaaatataaatgttatattcgtaatatttttctgttgaaatgtgactgactacacaaaaaattagatgaacaaataaaacaattttggtcaaaattgtgcctcatttaattttttggtatgcaaataacatcaaacatttacaataaaaaataacattacagatcaacagtaagacagaaggctgaactgattgttaaagacaagataagtgtaatttaaggtatgcattcatgcatttgccacaatatatatccaagttctctttcattccatctcagaaacccatccaacacagccatgagaggttggggctgcacctggcataatctgcttccagatgccatcagatatggatctggctgtggtcctacacaagagaaacacaacacacaaaagttagacataaactgtcaaccaggacaaaactgaagttttaatcatcggttctgaagacaagagagagatgattttaccacatcttcataattttaaaccttctccatgtgtgagaaacctgggcgtactttttgactctgagctaaattttatcccacacattaaaaatgtcgttaagacaggattttatcatctcaaaaacattgccagagtcgcccgttcctctctcttgccagcacagaggtactaatgcatgcttttattttcagtcgtttagattattgtaatgccctgctctctggtttacccaaaaagtctctttcaaacttacaacttctGCAGAACTCAGccgcacgagttctgacgaggaccagagggcgggaacacattacaccggttttaaaatcgctgcattggctccctgtgcgtttcaggattgattttaaagttcttttaatggtttataaatgtttttatggtcttgggccttcttatttaaatgatattcttttaaaatatgagccctcgcggaccctgaggtcctccggtgctggcctcttagttgttcccaaggtgaggaccaaaacttatggtgaggcttcgttctgccattatggtcctggcctgtggaacggccttccggagaacctcagggccgcagagacagtagaggtttgtaagaagaggctcaagactcacctttttaatttagcttttagttgattttaactgctaatttattctattagttttaatatatgctattttatgtatttattttaattttatgcatcttattctcaattttatgtatttttttttcttcttttttatgtttttaattttagcatcttatgattttagccccagtgtttcttgaggggatcttttcctccagggattgccggcttggtcagcggttgttgctgcagttgttgcccttgctggggcggctggggtctaattttacagcttttgggtgtgagggggaccccggtgttgtcccggtctgggtgggcgctgtggcgatgttccggtggccgggctggctcctggtatgaaaggattcccagatactgtttcctcacagcagagccaagccatacttgtttgtttattaatttatttattttttacagttacatagtcatatttcattgtacgtgggagccatgggtcatgtgctttaatggaggggagtggaaagggtgaagggtgggttggggtttttattgtaatgttgtgtgtttactgtttttagtgttaaagcgcttcgagctgcaataaagtgcatgagaagcgctattttataaataaagtttgatttgatttgatttgataagtgcataactacatttcaatttaattcattatatctgctgtaaccataatttggttagtcataagattagaaaaaaaacaaacttaacttgctcacaaagcaacaaaaagttaattacctgtatatgccttgtacagtgtggacctctgaccgtccctgccaactgttttgggcttttgcaccaccagctcactaaccggttcaggatggattcccttataagtaaaaggcaaaaagcaattacagtctgtagtcactacttggggtgtttttataataatttagagttGTTCTGGATACACATccgttcttaaaaaataatgacaatatgatcacaaacccacctgtgctcttggtctgtgccatctttgcaagccactcgtgcaggccgggggggtggagcagcctgcagacccagctgtgaataatgtgcgctctggaacaggatggcaactatgtgattgcaaaatcctttagcagccacacaactgcagaagaaagctttcaggttggcacaTTCTGCATCCAGCgatatctagacacaataaattaaataggttgaaattaagacatacttatgttgctacatcaatgtaaaatgaaactataactttcagtagggtgaccagatttgagtttgtaaaaaagaggagtgaagtgagtttgtgagatatttcatcgagagtaattggtgttcagagctgcataaatgaagcaaatataattacatttcatctatgttcaatgttattttattatataagtatcaaaagagaggacatgtccaggaaaagaggacttctgctcaccatactttcagaaaaataatactagtaagtgaagaaagtgccgcaaccgcagcaaaaagaatgaagacgCATTTgggcaacttaacatttcttatttacagcttcaccaaatttttgggtgttatgttaatctcatgccttttcacttaaacatacacacaacatattcactgcgatgtgttatgccttatattacaaattaataacaccaggatttacagttgacgtaaacaaaGAGTTAgcggtgatgcggctatggctaaagctagctgaagcttaccttggtaatggtggataaactcttcgtggacgaatttatatcccttgtccaatttgtttcctttagtggacgaatgcatcttcacactattcatcacatcggtgctggtgaacttcggaacacaactcgggctcttcgaaaacactctaggctctgccattcctccgcaagcgaagcacaaaccggaactaggtttacacgttgatgacgtacttccggtttttgcgaaaaaggtctatgAGGCGCCAAATTTACTTGAAAAGTTGTGACGTAGAATGTCCGCGCCGCTCCAGTTTAAGTAGGCTCTCACGCTGCAAGTCAACCTCTCTGTGGCGCTCCTGCCTGCTGAGCCGGACGTAGGTAGACAGTTGCTCTTTTATTTTGTGGCGGCGTTCTTCCCAAGCAaattagaaatgtattttagtttccctgaaacagttttgaaagtttaggttttatttttagaccATTTCTGTTAATTCCGAAGTTGTGCTTGAAATGTGGTCTGTCGCAGGCCTAAGAGTAAGACAGCCACGTGGAGAAGCTAGCAGCTGTTTTCTCTGAGTTTATCGCATCTTTTGcgtatttgatttttttctctccactgtatactaattttaaatgtaacagaattataaaacattttagcaATGCTCTTcagtttattgctttttttgggGTCAGGTTTAATTTAGCGGCTAATGCTAATGCGTAACCTGATGTCTTCTTCGTCATTCCTCTAGTTATTCATTGCTGTATAACGCATTTTTGTGccagtaaaataaatgttaaatccGGTCTTTCTGTTGGAtaagtttgtgtgtgtataaataaaatctttagtGCTAATTGTGCCTTTCTTCTCAGGTTTTCGATTGAAAATCAGAAATGAGTTTAGCAAACTTCAACCTGCTGTCCTGGAGGCTTCACGCATTTCGTGCAGGTACTTCACTCCATCATGTTTTCCTTAATGTTTTAAATTGTCTGTGATGAAAATTGTGAATAGGAAGTGCCGTCTGATGCGATAACTGACGATGTTTCTTGATCACAGTTCTGAGCCTGAACGTGACTGACTACTAGTTTAAACCACCAATCTTCATTTGTTCATCATGTGAATTTTATAGTCTTTGTGTTTTCCAGGGAACATGAAGAACACAAACTCGAGGAAATCGAAGGTTAAAATTAAAGTAAGATGTGTAACTGTAATCGAGAAATTTGCATGATTGTAAAGTTGAAGTATCTGTCAGATTAAAGTATTtcttttcatgcttgttttccTCAGTGATGAACAAACTCCGGATTGTCTGTCTGAAGGTAAATATGCATCAATTCATGCTTAAAACTGTCCGCCTCTGTTGTGATGAAACATAAACTGAAATAGCTGGAATTACCGTCAGATTGTTCAGTGGTGATCATAAGGTTTTCTGAACACTAAATGGGcaggaacattttttattagttaagCTCTGTTTGGTCTCattgtacttttgtttttttgtaggtGTTGGACAGGTTGATgttcaaaaatgtactttaaggATACAGATGCTTTAAGTTGCCTCTGGTAAGTTGATCTAAAATGTCTGAACTCACtgataaaacaagtttttaaaaaaatattgcataaatgaaaacatttaaaaccaaaggcctttttattctgcatttgtttatttgtgtgatcgttaaaagatcttaaaatgtgGATTGTTAGCCACAATGGTGACATTGTTGTGACGTAGGGATTTTCAATGATGAAAACCTGGAATAGGAAGTGCCGTCAGATGCGATAACTGACGAAAATTTCTAATCCGCTTTTCTGAGAATTACTATATAATCACAACTATTGTGTTTAGGTTTGTTTTCTattgttccctcgtttattttttatttttttcttgaaacaggTTCCCTGCAGATCTCGCCGTTCCTTGTAACGCTTCTGGATGAAGATGAGAGGTAAACACCTGGCTTATCTTCTCGTTTCTGTGAAGAATTGTAGTGATGAAACTAAACTGAAAATAGCTGGAATTACCGGCAGATTGTTCAGTGGTGACTCTCGGTTTTCTGAATAATTAAGTTAGTGTTAATACTTGTAAatgtgaatttatttatttttatgtttagtaTACCTCTTTTCTATTTTAGTATCAGGCAGTAAAAGGGAAACCTGCATCGTTACGCCACATCATTCTGTTCAATCTGGTAAGATTTGTACATTTTGCCTTTCCGGTCATGGCCTGGGgaccacagaaaaaaactagCCTTTGGCTAATTCTGGCttaagtttgatttaaaatttttttttaattgcattgtcccttttttaaataaacttgtaACACAGAGGCACttttacatttctgctttaataGCTTCATGATTTGTCTTATTTGGTAactgaatgttttgtttttctttagatgGAGACCTAAAGCAACGGCCGTCTGACATGTTTTGAAGTTCTAGCTTGGTTTTCTTTAAACCTTTTGTTTCAGAGCTTCCCCTCCAATTAACATTTATATAATCAACAGAACTTTAATGTATGTAGAAAATCAATGGTTTCTGTTGTAAAAAAATTTCACATGTAAAAGTCATATTGCAACTGTTGaggtaaacagaaatactctcATATTCAGTCCTAGTTTGCACttatttcattgctttgattTAATTACTTGACCAAAACAACACTTGCTAATTACTACACTAAGTGACATTAATAAATGCTggtctttctgttttttattaaagtgtTTTGATGTTATTTAGTCTgaccttgttttatttttgtcctgttttagaCCAGCTAATGTTGTATTACTACATGAACTAATCTGCTGTtaagataaattaataaaattgtgattttgaaattctaaaaataaacatgaaaatcatgatgtgaatgtttattttaataaatggtTCTGAGATTTGCTGTGAAATTCGTAACTTAACTGAAATTAAGCcagtaaacttttattttagtcacagctttttttcttaaacatttctttatctaaacACATGgggtaaatgtttaaaatggtgGGATTTTTAAATGCAGTGGCTACAACAGTCGGTTGTATTGCGCATAGAAACCCTAAATCCGAGAGCCAAAATGCATAAATCGAGAATAAAACctacaatttgcaaccaaaaacacacaatcctatttctcagctgccggATTGTTTTCTAACCATTCTGAAATCGTCTTTTTGAGTCGCGTcttattttttgcggtttcggttctaaaaacctgctcacGTGAAATCAGCGACAGGTCAATCAAGCGGAGAGGAGGCAGGACATCCCGGTATCGAgtagctcattggctaccgaatgACTCCGAAGCGTTTATTCATCCTGTTTTAGGTCTCAGTTTTGAGAGCTTTTCAGCTCAAAACGCAAGTAAATAAACCTCTGCAGACTTTGGTTTTTCTAAGACTAAATTGCATTAAAACTGAAACTTCCTCTGAAAATCAGCAGCCAGGTATCCATTCTGTCCTTCTGTAAGCTAATTTTTCATGTCTGTAGCCTTAATCATGGCAGTAAATTGACATAACTTTGTTACGAGGGATCTATTCCTTTTTCAATAATGTACAAACttggaagaaaaacattctGCTGATCTGATGTGAAGACTTTTCTTAAAAATTCATTAAGGTCAAAGTTTATCGAGAATCTTGTAATACTATTTTCTGTACGtacctgaaaaaacaaacaaatgaatctaCCACTCTAAAGTTGTGCATAGGCACAGATCAGAACCCTGTGATGGCCTGGCGGATGTTCTCTGCCTTCACCCAGCAGTGGGTGGGATAAGTCCCAGCAACTCTAGAGATAAGTGGGTGTAAAAATGGATGGAGAAAAATGAAACCACATAAAGACTGTCAAATATAGGCAAAAACTCAGGGCTTGAATGACAAAGATAGCAAAATATTCTACTTGGGAGCAGCAAAGCTTCACATTTACTAAGGATCTTCCACAAAATCATCAATAAATCATTCCTTCCAAATAAGacttaaatgaataaaacaatgaaaaagaaaatccaacaatgctttaatgaaaattgtgttgcaGAACTTACAGGCATTTTAAGCTATTAAATGTCCCTTACTCTACAGAAAGAGCCTTTAAACCACAGCATTTATAAAGATATTCATACAATAAGGTCTAAACAAAGATACTGATTTACAACTTTAGGTTCCCCAACGCATAAATACAGGAAGTGGTCTAGagctttaaaccacaaatgttaGAAATCTGAAAATATTAAGAAATCAGCCTCAGTGCTGAAGCACTGGGCAAATTTGGACAATGTGTGATGCCTTTTTAGTTGTTAACACAATACAACTGACTAATCTAAGTGTACATCAGGACAGCCTgcaacaaagaagaaaactggTCTTCCTTGTTTATTTCAACTATAATCCATTCTTTGATGGGTTTTATTTCAGATAAATCTTGTAGAAAAGTATAATATAGAGGTACTGATGACAGAAAACTCcagtttttctctgtgtttaatgattcaaacatttttatctttttgtgcagaaaatctCAGTCCTCTTCCTTCTCAATATAGCTCTTACTTGTGGAGCGAGCCATCTGCCTGGCCATGTACCTCTCCCGAGCTGAAGTCACAGTCTGATCTGTACTGCGCTTTGCAAACTTGCTACActtctcctcttctgtctctttTTTCTCACCCTCAATTTTTGATTCATCGGCTTTTTCCatagtattttcatttttatcttcagaattGTTTTCCTCTGTTTCTGATGTATTCTCTCTCTCAGGGTTCTTATTatgctccttctcctcctcctgctgctgctttttctccCTCCGCTTGTCTTCCTCTGAATGCCTCCTCTTCTCTCTGTCCCCGTTCTTATCCCGCTCTCTTTCCTTGGGGCTTCTCTCCCTCTTGCTGTGCCTGTCTGTCTCCCCCATGCCTCTGCTGTGCTCATAGTCTCTTCCACGATCCCTATCTCTGTCTTTCCTTCTGTCCTTGTCGCTCCGTCTGCTGTCCTTTTCTCTTCCCCTATGTCTGTCTCTATCCCTCTCATGGTCTCGGTGGCTCTTcttatgtttgtctttttctctttcttcttcaCTCCCCGATGACGGCGATCTCTGTCTGTACTGACGCTTCAGGTGTGCGGAGCCTCCGCTGGGCTTGCTGAATCCAGGTTTCTGCTCCAGGGCctccccctcctcatcctcactgcCCGAACTAGGAAGATTCTCATGGGACATTGCTGAGGGGCCTGGTGAAGTCCTCTCTGTgtcttttgaaacatttgaagcttcacttctgtaaaaacaaaagataaaggtttgaagaaaaaacCCTAAGAGCCATTTTCTGGTTACAGATCAATAACTGACCGTTCTGCTGAACGATCTGGAATCGCCTCTTCTCCGACTGTCTGGTTCAACAGGTGACGGTAGAAACCACTCAGGTCCCTCTGCTTTTTCACATCCAAAGCAGCTAGAAAACATAGACAATGGTTTTTACAGATACATATTGCACAAGTGGTGATTTTAAGACTGTTTCCACACAAAAAGTTCCAGCTGACAGGAAAGGCATCACCATAAGAATGAGAAAAGAGAAACTACTGTTTAGTGTAGTTTTTGATGAGCAGCATCAGACATGTTGATCAACATTCACATACatttctatgaaggttaaaGAATGTAAATTAggtattattttagttttgtcattgGTAAAAGCATCTGAAAGCATTTGATGTGAAATCAtagtgaaatattttattttaacagaatCCATCAACATTTGAACACCACAAAAAGATTCCAATTTTCTAGTGataacatttttaatcattctGAGTGAAAAAGATGACTAACCTTCGATC
The DNA window shown above is from Oryzias latipes chromosome 14, ASM223467v1 and carries:
- the nsrp1 gene encoding nuclear speckle splicing regulatory protein 1 — its product is MAVPTKQYGLILPQKKGVSKILGLPKPSVFGDDSDEETSVGESLQREAIKKKTMKQTRLEMQKALEQDSTVYDYDGVYDDIQKQRLENHKKILGGADKKPKYIHQLMKAVDERKKEQERREERKIQKEREAEGEKFADKDAYVTSAYKKKLLERQEELEREKREAEIEAALDVKKQRDLSGFYRHLLNQTVGEEAIPDRSAERSEASNVSKDTERTSPGPSAMSHENLPSSGSEDEEGEALEQKPGFSKPSGGSAHLKRQYRQRSPSSGSEEEREKDKHKKSHRDHERDRDRHRGREKDSRRSDKDRRKDRDRDRGRDYEHSRGMGETDRHSKRERSPKERERDKNGDREKRRHSEEDKRREKKQQQEEEKEHNKNPERENTSETEENNSEDKNENTMEKADESKIEGEKKETEEEKCSKFAKRSTDQTVTSARERYMARQMARSTSKSYIEKEED